One genomic segment of Fusobacterium mortiferum ATCC 9817 includes these proteins:
- a CDS encoding site-specific DNA-methyltransferase, whose protein sequence is MYPRLKLARNLLIDDGVIFISIDENEVANLKKLCDDIYGVENFVACCPRKTRGSATTKSDAELQRLHDYLLIYWKNKSISKFNLKNIGEKEYPLEDERGKFFIVPLQDNGPHGTKTARPNLFYPIYYDKNKNEFFLEAKENTIQLFPKKHKNDDGTWMWSKPRFLKDSKDLYLKDEKIYIKHYFNEEEDQNRYQRNKSFLDEFQNSTGTKVLNSLFEYSGIFDNPKPIKFLEWCLNLCTSSSSIILDFFSGSATTAHAVMQLNAEDGGNRKYIMVQLPEVCDEKSEAYKAGYKNICEIGKERIRRAGEKVKSDETLPVENREKLDIGFKVFKLDSSNIKEWDSETEDLRQSLFDSIDNIKSDRTSLDILYEILLKYGLDLNVPIVENKHFYSIGGGTLLINLDKEIDMEVIDSICEEYKTLLEIDEDFKTTVVLRDSSFANDVDKTNAMKKLEQVGIKEVRSI, encoded by the coding sequence ATGTATCCTAGATTAAAGTTAGCAAGAAATCTATTAATAGATGATGGAGTAATATTTATTTCAATAGATGAAAATGAAGTGGCTAATTTGAAAAAGCTATGTGATGATATATATGGTGTAGAGAATTTTGTAGCGTGTTGTCCTAGAAAAACAAGAGGTTCTGCTACAACTAAATCAGATGCTGAATTACAAAGATTACATGATTATTTGTTAATTTATTGGAAAAATAAAAGTATTAGTAAATTTAATTTAAAAAATATTGGAGAAAAAGAATATCCGCTTGAAGATGAAAGAGGAAAATTTTTTATAGTTCCATTACAAGATAATGGCCCACATGGAACAAAAACAGCTAGACCAAATTTGTTCTATCCAATTTATTATGATAAAAATAAAAATGAGTTTTTCTTAGAAGCTAAAGAAAATACTATTCAATTATTTCCTAAAAAACACAAAAATGATGATGGAACATGGATGTGGAGTAAACCAAGATTTCTTAAAGATTCAAAAGACTTATATTTAAAGGATGAGAAAATTTATATAAAACATTATTTTAATGAAGAAGAAGACCAAAATAGATACCAAAGAAATAAAAGCTTTTTAGATGAATTTCAAAATTCAACAGGAACGAAGGTATTAAATTCTTTATTTGAGTATAGTGGAATTTTTGATAATCCTAAGCCTATAAAATTTTTAGAATGGTGTTTGAATCTTTGTACTTCATCTAGTTCTATTATCCTAGACTTCTTCTCTGGGTCAGCCACAACAGCTCATGCAGTTATGCAACTTAATGCTGAAGATGGAGGAAATAGAAAATATATAATGGTACAATTACCAGAGGTTTGTGATGAAAAATCAGAAGCTTACAAAGCTGGGTACAAAAATATTTGTGAAATAGGAAAAGAGAGAATAAGAAGAGCTGGAGAGAAGGTAAAATCAGATGAAACTTTACCAGTAGAAAATAGAGAAAAATTAGATATAGGATTTAAAGTGTTCAAGTTGGACTCTTCAAATATAAAAGAGTGGGATTCAGAAACTGAAGATTTAAGACAAAGTCTATTTGATTCAATAGATAATATAAAATCTGATAGAACATCTTTAGATATTCTTTATGAAATCTTACTAAAATATGGACTAGATTTAAATGTACCAATAGTTGAAAATAAACATTTCTACTCAATAGGTGGAGGAACTTTATTAATCAACCTAGATAAAGAGATAGATATGGAAGTAATAGACTCTATCTGTGAAGAGTACAAAACTCTACTTGAGATAGATGAAGATTTTAAAACAACTGTTGTACTTAGAGATTCATCATTTGCTAATGATGTAGACAAAACAAATGCTATGAAAAAATTAGAGCAAGTGGGAATAAAAGAAGTAAGAAGTATATAA
- a CDS encoding type III restriction-modification system endonuclease yields MKIKFEEDLAYQLEAINSITDIFSGQNSNKTLFTVERKSGTLNFGTVENELGIGNGLLLFPEEILENINKIQLRNGLPKTKILKKDNYNFSVEMETGTGKTYVYLRTIMELNKKYGFTKFIIVVPSIAIKEGVYKTLEITKEHFKSLYDNVPYDYFIYDSNKIDMIRNFAVNDTIQIMIINIDSFNKDIKDIDEKDEKVIKKANVIYRERDQANGYRPIDYIRQCNPIVIIDEPQNMETDTAKKAISQLNPLCTLRYSATHKDRYNPVFKLDSIDAYEKQLVKQIEVATVGVTRNANTEYIKLTSVKATKSGISAKLELDVKSGNSVKRKEITVKYDDHLNDKAKRSIYDGYIVNEITYVEEDPSKSFVDLGKVKLTLGQVNGGENPDVIKRLQIRKTIQEHFDKQKRLKNRGIKVLSLFFIDKVANYRTYDTETGEAQKGKYALMFEEEYNRLLELPEYQDMGDTSVPFYQRASLAHDGYFSADKKKSKSGKEYFEEKDTKGNTNADNDTFNKIMRDKEKLLSFDEPLSFIFSHSALKEGWDNPNVFQICTLNETTSEMKKRQEIGRGLRIAVNQKGERVRGFDINTLTVMANESYEQFVDSLQKEMKDDENINFGRIESCIFANIVEKVENGEERYLGHENSEKLHKFLVENEYVDEEGNAKDKLKADLRDNRLVLPQEFEHIRPAIEKKLKSSAGKLIIKNADDKKKIKINKEVFLDKNFSELWEKIKYKTTYRVNFDSNNLIAKCVKDIDDYLFIEDEKYIFEKKRLALTHGGIEEGFSTSEDSRIDFQVKYKLPDIITYLQNETNLTRKSIVEILTRTETLDGFKKNPQLYLEKVTDIIKKTMKNFIVDGIKYEKIGNGEFYSQDLFEAQELFGYLKDEMNKEGNMLASTKSPYENIVLDSDIERNFALELEKNKNVVIYTKLPAWFKIPTPLGNYNPDWAVLVRPDLTSPEQKLYFVVETKGSVFADDRRETENLKITCGKKHFKAISEDINFQVANDFEYFSSKF; encoded by the coding sequence ATGAAAATTAAATTTGAAGAGGATTTAGCCTATCAACTAGAAGCAATTAACTCTATCACAGATATTTTCTCTGGACAAAACAGTAACAAAACTCTATTTACAGTTGAAAGAAAATCTGGAACTTTAAATTTTGGTACAGTAGAAAATGAGTTAGGGATAGGAAATGGACTTTTACTTTTTCCAGAGGAGATTTTAGAAAATATAAATAAGATACAACTAAGAAATGGATTACCTAAGACAAAAATATTGAAGAAAGATAACTATAATTTTTCTGTGGAGATGGAAACAGGTACAGGTAAAACCTATGTATATCTTAGAACTATAATGGAGTTAAATAAAAAATATGGATTTACAAAATTCATAATTGTAGTACCATCAATAGCAATAAAAGAGGGAGTGTACAAAACTCTTGAGATAACTAAGGAGCATTTTAAATCTCTTTATGACAACGTGCCTTATGATTATTTTATCTACGATTCTAATAAAATAGATATGATAAGAAATTTTGCTGTAAATGATACTATTCAGATAATGATTATTAATATAGATTCTTTTAATAAGGATATAAAAGATATTGATGAGAAAGATGAAAAAGTAATAAAAAAAGCTAATGTTATTTATAGAGAAAGAGACCAAGCTAATGGATATAGACCAATAGACTATATTAGACAGTGTAATCCAATAGTTATAATAGATGAGCCACAAAATATGGAGACAGATACAGCTAAAAAAGCTATCAGTCAACTTAATCCACTATGTACATTGAGATACTCAGCTACTCACAAGGATAGATACAATCCAGTATTTAAGTTAGATTCTATTGATGCCTATGAAAAACAACTTGTAAAACAGATAGAGGTAGCTACAGTTGGAGTTACTAGAAATGCTAATACTGAGTATATAAAATTGACAAGTGTAAAGGCTACAAAATCTGGTATAAGTGCTAAACTAGAGTTAGATGTAAAAAGTGGAAATAGCGTAAAAAGAAAAGAGATTACTGTAAAGTATGATGACCATCTTAATGACAAAGCAAAAAGAAGTATCTATGATGGATATATAGTCAATGAGATAACTTATGTAGAGGAAGACCCAAGTAAATCATTTGTAGACTTAGGAAAAGTAAAACTTACTCTTGGACAGGTAAATGGTGGAGAAAATCCAGATGTGATTAAAAGATTACAAATAAGGAAAACTATCCAAGAGCATTTTGACAAACAGAAGAGATTAAAAAATAGAGGAATAAAAGTTCTTTCACTTTTCTTTATAGATAAGGTTGCTAATTACAGAACTTATGATACAGAGACAGGAGAAGCACAAAAAGGTAAGTATGCCCTTATGTTTGAAGAGGAATACAACAGACTTTTAGAATTACCAGAGTATCAAGATATGGGAGATACATCTGTTCCTTTTTATCAAAGAGCTTCTTTAGCACATGATGGATATTTTTCTGCTGATAAGAAAAAATCTAAGAGTGGAAAAGAGTATTTTGAAGAGAAAGATACAAAAGGAAATACCAATGCTGACAATGATACATTTAATAAGATAATGAGAGATAAAGAAAAACTACTAAGTTTTGATGAACCACTTTCATTTATCTTCTCTCACTCAGCTTTAAAAGAGGGGTGGGATAATCCAAATGTTTTCCAAATATGTACTCTAAATGAGACTACTTCTGAAATGAAAAAGAGACAGGAGATAGGAAGAGGACTTAGAATAGCTGTCAACCAAAAGGGAGAAAGAGTGAGAGGATTTGATATAAATACTCTTACTGTTATGGCAAATGAATCATATGAACAATTTGTAGACTCTCTACAAAAAGAGATGAAAGATGATGAAAATATCAATTTTGGAAGAATTGAGAGCTGTATCTTTGCCAACATAGTAGAGAAAGTAGAAAATGGAGAAGAGAGATATTTAGGACATGAAAACTCTGAAAAACTACATAAATTCTTGGTAGAGAATGAGTATGTAGATGAAGAGGGAAATGCTAAAGACAAGTTAAAAGCTGACTTAAGAGATAATAGACTTGTCCTACCTCAAGAGTTTGAACATATCAGACCTGCTATTGAAAAGAAATTAAAATCAAGTGCTGGAAAACTTATTATAAAAAATGCTGATGACAAAAAGAAAATTAAGATAAATAAAGAGGTATTTCTAGACAAAAACTTCTCAGAACTTTGGGAAAAGATAAAGTATAAAACTACTTATAGAGTAAATTTTGATAGTAATAATCTAATAGCTAAGTGTGTTAAAGATATAGATGATTACCTATTTATTGAAGATGAGAAATATATTTTTGAAAAGAAAAGACTTGCACTTACTCATGGTGGAATAGAAGAAGGATTTTCCACTTCAGAAGATTCAAGAATAGATTTTCAAGTGAAGTATAAATTACCAGATATTATAACTTATCTACAAAATGAGACTAACCTTACAAGAAAGAGTATAGTTGAAATACTTACAAGAACTGAAACTTTAGATGGTTTTAAGAAAAATCCTCAACTATATTTAGAAAAAGTTACAGATATTATCAAAAAAACTATGAAAAACTTTATAGTTGATGGAATAAAATATGAAAAAATTGGAAATGGAGAATTTTATTCTCAAGATTTATTTGAAGCTCAAGAACTATTTGGATATCTAAAAGACGAGATGAATAAAGAAGGAAATATGTTAGCTAGTACAAAATCTCCATATGAAAATATTGTCTTAGATTCTGATATAGAAAGGAACTTTGCTTTAGAGCTAGAAAAAAATAAAAATGTTGTTATTTATACAAAACTTCCAGCTTGGTTTAAAATTCCTACTCCACTTGGAAATTATAATCCAGACTGGGCTGTATTGGTAAGACCAGATTTGACAAGTCCAGAGCAAAAACTTTATTTTGTAGTAGAAACAAAAGGTTCTGTATTTGCTGATGATAGAAGAGAAACCGAAAACTTAAAAATAACTTGTGGAAAGAAACACTTCAAAGCTATCTCAGAAGATATTAATTTCCAAGTAGCAAATGATTTTGAATATTTTTCAAGTAAGTTTTAA
- a CDS encoding P1 family peptidase, with protein MKEIKITDIEGIRVGNAQDTEAGTGCTVIICEKGGCAGVDVRGGGPASHETELLNPINTVDRVHGIVLSGGSAFGLEATSGVMQYLEERGIGFDVGIGVVPIVCGASLFDLTVGSSKVRPDKAMGYQACCDSEKNCIQEGNCGAGTGASVGKYRGMDRAMKSGLGIYCVELENLKVGAIVGVNAIGNVIDSETNKFLAGLLNEEKTEIISTREEMWKDLDINYSVLKNTNTTIGCIITNAKLTKAQATKIASMTHNGYARAISPVHTSLDGDTIFTLGTGEVEVNIDTLGTLSAYVMEKAIHRAVTQTQSAYGLKSCQDLK; from the coding sequence ATGAAAGAGATAAAAATAACAGATATAGAGGGGATAAGAGTAGGAAACGCTCAAGACACAGAGGCTGGGACAGGTTGTACAGTTATTATTTGTGAAAAAGGTGGTTGTGCTGGTGTAGATGTAAGAGGAGGAGGACCTGCCTCTCATGAAACAGAACTTTTAAATCCAATTAATACAGTGGATAGAGTACATGGAATAGTTCTTTCTGGTGGAAGTGCCTTTGGATTAGAAGCTACTAGTGGAGTTATGCAATATTTAGAAGAGAGAGGAATTGGATTTGATGTAGGGATAGGAGTAGTCCCAATAGTTTGTGGAGCTTCTCTCTTCGATTTAACAGTAGGAAGTTCAAAAGTTAGACCAGATAAGGCTATGGGGTATCAAGCTTGTTGTGATTCAGAGAAAAATTGTATTCAAGAGGGAAACTGTGGAGCTGGTACAGGAGCTAGTGTAGGGAAGTATAGAGGAATGGATAGAGCTATGAAATCTGGGCTAGGAATCTATTGTGTAGAATTAGAAAATCTAAAAGTGGGAGCAATAGTTGGAGTCAATGCCATAGGAAATGTTATAGATAGTGAGACAAATAAATTTTTAGCTGGACTTTTAAATGAAGAAAAAACAGAGATTATAAGTACTAGAGAAGAGATGTGGAAAGATTTAGATATAAATTACAGTGTATTAAAAAATACTAATACTACAATAGGTTGTATCATAACTAATGCTAAACTTACTAAAGCTCAAGCTACAAAAATTGCTTCTATGACACATAATGGATATGCTAGAGCTATATCTCCAGTACATACATCATTAGATGGAGATACCATCTTTACACTAGGGACTGGAGAAGTAGAGGTAAATATTGATACTCTTGGAACTTTATCTGCTTATGTTATGGAAAAAGCTATACACAGAGCTGTTACACAAACTCAATCTGCCTATGGTTTAAAATCTTGTCAAGATTTAAAATAA
- a CDS encoding transposase yields the protein MPQCKIKVVQSLNISTRRYPKENNITIAIVNPYHVKQSKELDDNLQTKNDSKDLKVIAKLVIDGRYSFPYIPEGIYGELRVADKLKNDITQQIISIKNKIHRWLSIYFPEYEKIYSSIDSKSGFLLLKETPLPKDIVELGSEGIVERWKQTKLRAVGLDKAKKLEEAAKKSIGCKNITSSARFEIKLLIEDYEYKQNQLNSITEELNKLCEKIPMIKEIAEIKGIGIATAISFVAEVGDIRRFKSAKQVQKYAGLALKENSSGKHKGLTRISKRGRKN from the coding sequence ATACCTCAATGTAAAATTAAAGTAGTTCAATCTTTAAATATATCTACAAGGAGGTATCCAAAAGAAAATAATATCACTATTGCAATAGTTAATCCTTATCATGTTAAACAAAGTAAGGAGTTAGATGATAATTTACAAACTAAAAATGATTCAAAAGATCTTAAAGTAATTGCTAAATTGGTAATTGATGGTAGATATAGTTTTCCATATATTCCTGAAGGAATTTATGGAGAATTAAGAGTAGCTGATAAATTAAAAAATGATATAACACAACAAATAATTTCAATTAAAAATAAAATTCATAGATGGTTAAGTATATATTTTCCTGAATATGAAAAAATATATTCTTCAATAGATTCTAAAAGTGGTTTTTTACTTTTAAAAGAAACACCTTTACCAAAAGATATTGTAGAATTAGGAAGTGAAGGAATAGTTGAGCGTTGGAAACAAACTAAACTTAGAGCAGTTGGTTTGGATAAAGCGAAAAAACTGGAAGAAGCTGCTAAAAAAAGTATTGGGTGTAAAAATATAACTTCTTCAGCCAGATTTGAAATAAAACTTTTAATTGAAGATTATGAATATAAACAAAATCAATTGAACTCAATAACAGAAGAGTTAAATAAATTATGCGAGAAAATTCCTATGATAAAGGAAATCGCAGAAATAAAAGGAATTGGAATAGCAACAGCTATATCTTTTGTTGCTGAAGTAGGGGATATAAGACGTTTTAAATCTGCTAAACAAGTACAAAAATATGCTGGATTAGCTCTTAAAGAAAATAGTTCAGGTAAACATAAAGGTTTAACCAGAATAAGTAAAAGAGGAAGAAAAAATTAA
- a CDS encoding ABC transporter substrate-binding protein: protein MRLKTILKSIFIVLCFSFLFISCGEKKETEEVVNDTAEKITFIDLAGREVTLDKPADRIFLGFYEESYLAVAKDFSKVVSISRAEWVDFFTGQYKAYEEQMPSIKDMIDTGSIYKASFSMETLLNSRPEVAILAPFQYETLAENIKKLEDSGIKVVVIDYNSQTLEKHMQSTRILGMITGNQERAEKLALNYEKAIKEVEERVAKVDPKKRVYIELGNLGPKEIGNSYGDYLWGSLAKSAGGNNIAEGKVESYGPLDPEFILSSNPEMILLAGSRWFNDAGDRVLIGFNVNPEETWARIKPYLERAGWDKLDAVKNGQVFAVDHGGLRSIYDYVYVQYIAKSLYPDLFQDIDPVKNLEEFYGEYLPVKPNGTFMTQYQVK from the coding sequence ATGAGATTAAAAACAATACTTAAAAGTATTTTTATAGTTCTATGTTTTTCTTTTTTATTCATTAGTTGTGGAGAAAAAAAGGAAACAGAAGAAGTTGTAAATGATACAGCAGAAAAAATTACTTTTATAGATTTAGCAGGAAGAGAGGTTACTTTAGATAAACCAGCTGATCGTATTTTCTTAGGATTTTATGAAGAATCTTACTTAGCTGTTGCTAAAGATTTTAGTAAAGTTGTTAGTATTTCAAGAGCAGAATGGGTAGATTTTTTTACAGGACAATATAAGGCTTATGAAGAACAAATGCCTTCTATTAAAGATATGATAGATACAGGCTCTATCTATAAAGCTTCTTTTAGTATGGAAACTTTATTAAATTCAAGACCTGAAGTTGCTATTTTAGCCCCATTTCAATATGAAACCTTAGCAGAAAATATCAAAAAGTTAGAAGATTCTGGAATTAAAGTAGTTGTAATAGATTATAATTCACAAACTTTAGAAAAACATATGCAAAGTACAAGAATCTTAGGAATGATAACTGGAAATCAAGAAAGAGCAGAAAAATTAGCTTTAAATTATGAAAAAGCAATAAAAGAAGTAGAAGAAAGAGTTGCAAAAGTTGATCCTAAAAAACGTGTTTATATAGAATTAGGAAATTTAGGACCAAAAGAGATAGGTAATAGTTATGGAGATTATTTATGGGGAAGTTTAGCAAAATCAGCAGGAGGAAATAATATTGCAGAAGGAAAAGTTGAAAGTTATGGACCTTTAGATCCTGAATTTATTTTATCTTCTAATCCTGAAATGATATTGTTAGCTGGTTCGCGTTGGTTTAATGATGCAGGAGATAGAGTTTTAATAGGATTTAATGTAAATCCAGAAGAAACTTGGGCAAGAATAAAGCCATATCTTGAAAGAGCTGGTTGGGATAAACTAGATGCAGTAAAAAATGGACAAGTTTTTGCAGTGGATCATGGTGGATTAAGAAGCATTTATGACTATGTCTATGTTCAATATATTGCTAAATCTTTATACCCTGATTTATTCCAAGATATAGATCCTGTTAAAAATTTAGAAGAATTTTATGGAGAGTATCTTCCAGTTAAACCTAATGGAACATTTATGACACAATATCAAGTAAAATAA
- a CDS encoding FecCD family ABC transporter permease, protein MEHKLTGEEMYRKINQKRRLTSLFTLIAILIALLFDLFIGSSGMSLKDIIVVLWQGPGVKSIETSIIWNIRLPMTLICLTVGASLGLAGTQMQTILANPLASPYTLGVSSAAGFGAAIAFISGFPFKNIPWVNAPFMAFMMTLTGTMAIYFLGKVKGMRAQSMVLFGIVTHFFFQALLSLVQFRSTPEVAGQIVYWMFGSLLKATWVGVFASGFIFILCALLLSRYAWKLTALSAGEERAKSLGIDTDRVRLHVFLISSLLTAGAVAFVGTIGFIGLVAPHFARYFAGEDQRYLAPMASLFGVLLITFASILAKLIIPGIIIPIGIVTSLVGVPFLVFLIIRKGV, encoded by the coding sequence ATGGAACATAAATTAACAGGAGAAGAAATGTATAGGAAGATAAATCAGAAAAGAAGATTAACTTCTTTATTTACATTAATTGCTATTTTAATTGCATTATTATTTGATTTATTTATTGGTTCTTCTGGAATGAGTTTAAAAGATATTATTGTAGTATTGTGGCAAGGTCCTGGGGTAAAAAGTATAGAAACTTCTATTATTTGGAATATAAGATTACCTATGACTTTAATCTGTTTAACAGTCGGAGCTTCTTTAGGACTAGCAGGAACACAAATGCAAACAATTTTAGCAAATCCTTTAGCAAGTCCTTATACGTTAGGAGTATCTTCAGCAGCAGGATTTGGGGCAGCTATTGCATTTATTTCAGGTTTCCCTTTTAAAAATATACCTTGGGTAAATGCACCTTTTATGGCATTTATGATGACATTGACAGGAACTATGGCAATTTATTTTTTAGGAAAAGTAAAAGGAATGCGTGCTCAATCTATGGTACTTTTTGGAATTGTAACACATTTCTTTTTCCAAGCACTGTTATCTTTGGTTCAATTTCGTTCTACACCAGAAGTAGCAGGACAAATTGTCTATTGGATGTTTGGTAGTTTATTAAAAGCTACTTGGGTAGGAGTATTTGCAAGTGGTTTTATTTTCATTTTGTGTGCTTTATTACTTTCACGTTATGCTTGGAAGTTAACAGCATTGTCTGCAGGAGAAGAAAGAGCAAAAAGTTTAGGAATTGATACAGATAGAGTTAGATTGCATGTATTTTTAATAAGTTCTTTACTTACAGCAGGAGCAGTTGCTTTTGTTGGAACTATTGGCTTCATAGGCTTAGTAGCACCCCATTTTGCAAGATATTTTGCAGGAGAAGATCAAAGATATTTAGCTCCAATGGCTTCTTTATTTGGAGTTCTTCTAATTACATTTGCTTCTATTTTAGCAAAACTTATAATTCCAGGAATAATTATTCCAATTGGAATTGTTACATCTTTAGTAGGAGTTCCATTCTTAGTATTTTTAATTATAAGGAAAGGTGTTTAA
- a CDS encoding ABC transporter ATP-binding protein, giving the protein MLQLEIKNIVVNYGKKEVIKDVSCVFNGGDVISLIGPNGTGKTTILKAIAKLISHHGEIKIIQDSEVKTFRESITYVPQMSVNIVNLTVFEMVLLGRVKDLTWKVEKVHLDAVAQILEELHLTPLSYTKFSSLSGGQKQMVIMAQALVSAPKVLLLDEPTSALDLKHQLQVMEIARNYTKKTNAITILVLHDIALATRYSDQLLLLHEGYSMKQGTVQEVIRPELLEKVYEVKLDVSRSEKGYITVTPISTINE; this is encoded by the coding sequence ATGTTACAGTTAGAAATTAAAAATATTGTAGTCAATTATGGAAAAAAAGAGGTAATAAAAGATGTTAGTTGTGTTTTTAATGGAGGAGATGTAATTTCTCTTATCGGACCTAATGGAACAGGAAAAACAACTATTTTAAAAGCAATTGCAAAATTAATTAGTCATCATGGTGAAATTAAAATTATACAGGATTCGGAAGTAAAAACATTTAGAGAAAGTATTACCTATGTTCCTCAAATGTCAGTCAATATAGTAAATTTAACCGTTTTTGAAATGGTACTTTTAGGAAGAGTAAAAGATTTAACATGGAAAGTAGAAAAAGTACATTTAGATGCAGTTGCTCAAATTTTAGAAGAATTGCATTTAACTCCTTTGAGTTATACTAAGTTTTCTAGTTTAAGTGGAGGACAAAAGCAAATGGTTATTATGGCACAAGCTCTAGTATCTGCTCCAAAAGTACTGCTTTTAGATGAACCAACAAGTGCTTTAGATTTAAAACATCAGTTACAAGTAATGGAAATTGCAAGAAATTATACAAAGAAAACAAATGCTATTACAATACTTGTATTACATGATATTGCATTAGCAACTAGATATAGTGATCAATTATTGTTACTTCATGAAGGATATTCTATGAAACAAGGAACAGTCCAAGAAGTTATTAGACCAGAACTATTAGAAAAAGTATATGAAGTAAAATTGGATGTTAGCCGTAGTGAAAAAGGATATATTACAGTAACACCAATTTCTACTATTAATGAATAG
- a CDS encoding MATE family efflux transporter: MISLIQFFSSSVLLKQEKTEQEIPDKKTINKEYWKVAFPAAIEGVLLNLMLLADLIMVGMLGIEKAAAVGIVSQPKMILQMIVSAAGVAITAIVARRKGEGDEEGINSCIKQSLLLLGLLYFLFVCLSFIFSKNIVSFAGANEDYIEYASIYFQYIALSVFFKALCVVLSSAQIGVGNTKIVLISGMIGNALNVLLNYLLIFGKYGFPEMGIQGAAIATVIGNAVIFIILLYSVTKGDYGINILKKGSYHFTKKVLAPLQEIGANSFLEHIFERIGLFIFARMIASLGTVAMGTHHYCILLWDLYYYFGVGMSAASASFTGRKLGEKRKDLAILYMRAAQYSGLWISIFVGIIFYLLKNSIFSLMISDERVILLGSSVMMIISLLIIPQTQAQVTAGVLRGAGDNRFIAIYSLFISAILRPCLAYIFAFIWKFGLVGIWIAFFSDEFLKMLLAQYRIQKGIWLQKKV; this comes from the coding sequence ATGATTTCATTAATACAGTTTTTCTCTTCATCTGTTTTATTAAAACAAGAAAAAACAGAACAAGAGATCCCAGATAAAAAAACAATAAATAAAGAATATTGGAAAGTAGCATTTCCAGCTGCAATAGAGGGAGTTTTACTAAACTTAATGTTACTTGCTGATTTAATTATGGTAGGAATGTTAGGTATAGAAAAAGCAGCAGCAGTTGGTATTGTAAGTCAACCAAAAATGATTTTACAAATGATTGTTAGTGCAGCAGGTGTTGCAATAACTGCAATTGTAGCAAGGAGAAAAGGCGAAGGAGATGAAGAAGGAATAAACAGTTGTATTAAGCAATCTCTTTTATTATTAGGACTTTTATATTTTCTTTTTGTGTGTTTGAGTTTTATTTTTTCTAAAAATATTGTTTCATTTGCAGGAGCTAATGAAGATTATATAGAATATGCAAGTATTTATTTTCAATATATTGCACTTTCTGTTTTTTTTAAGGCTCTATGTGTTGTATTAAGCTCTGCACAAATTGGAGTTGGAAACACAAAAATAGTTTTAATATCAGGAATGATTGGAAATGCTTTAAATGTGCTTTTAAATTATCTTTTAATTTTTGGAAAATATGGATTTCCTGAAATGGGAATACAAGGAGCTGCTATTGCTACTGTTATTGGAAATGCAGTTATTTTTATTATACTTTTATATTCTGTTACAAAAGGTGATTATGGAATCAATATTCTAAAAAAAGGAAGCTATCATTTTACTAAAAAAGTATTAGCTCCACTTCAAGAAATTGGGGCAAACTCTTTCTTAGAACATATTTTTGAAAGAATAGGTTTGTTTATTTTTGCTAGAATGATAGCAAGTCTTGGGACAGTTGCAATGGGAACACATCACTATTGTATTCTTTTATGGGATTTATATTATTATTTTGGAGTTGGAATGAGTGCTGCTAGTGCTTCTTTTACAGGAAGAAAATTAGGAGAAAAAAGGAAAGACTTGGCTATTCTATATATGAGAGCTGCACAATATTCAGGTTTGTGGATTTCTATTTTTGTAGGGATTATTTTTTATCTGTTAAAAAATTCTATTTTTTCTCTAATGATTTCAGATGAGCGAGTAATATTATTAGGAAGTAGTGTTATGATGATTATTTCTTTATTAATTATTCCTCAAACACAGGCACAGGTAACAGCTGGAGTATTGCGAGGGGCAGGAGATAATCGTTTTATTGCAATTTATTCTTTATTTATTAGTGCAATATTACGCCCTTGTTTAGCATATATTTTTGCTTTTATTTGGAAATTTGGATTAGTAGGAATTTGGATAGCTTTTTTTAGTGATGAATTTTTAAAAATGTTATTAGCACAGTATAGAATTCAAAAAGGAATTTGGTTACAAAAAAAAGTTTAA